AGTCTCGTAGTTCACTCCTAATTGCCAAGAGAGTTTTCAAAGAATCAATATGACAAAACATGTTCAAGTTTGGTATAAATAAGTCACGGAACTGTTCAGTACCCATTTCTTCATTTTTCTAAAGTTTGTATCTAAATCAGGGATAGCCAGCAAATAAAGCTACGTCACAAGGGAGTTAAAATTGTCAGTTCCATTCAAAGGAGTATTATAGAATTTTTTGTGAGTAAGACAACAAACAAAACAGTAATTAAgttggatttttgtttttatcacaAATGTGATGATAGTGTGAGAAAAGGAGTAGCATAACTGGCCACTAAAATCCAGAATAGAACccattcatttttcttcttcacaagtCAGAGATATATTAGTTTCCTTTAAAATCAACCCAAACTCTTAAGGCGTGGAACAATGATGTTAAGCAAAATTTTTATCAAGAAAATAAGCCAATGATACAATGGAGCCAATTCGAGAAATCATCGTGTACCAAACCAAACGattaagaaaacaaagaaaacgaCGGGGAGGCAGTTTTATGAATAGGCTTAGTACTGATACCGTTAGGCGACTTATAAAAGATTTCCATCAAAAAAGTTAGACCGTAAGATTTGAAGAAATGGGATTTTAATaaaatcaattggactaaaccaAACATCACGGGCTAAAGGTTTACCAAGAATTCACAAATTCATAGAAGAGATTAACATAAATATAGAAAAAGATTTCATTTCTTTCACTCTCGGCAACTACGACTGACCAAGACCAATTTATGAAAATTCCAGGTTGCATTACAGGTTTCAAAATGGTGTTCATTGGGTCATTTTCACAAACATGAAAAAGACAAATTTAGAAACTAAATTCAAGGTTAAATATATACACGGTGGAAATCAAAACTTGGATGGTTCCATAAACCTTTAAATCTTCATAAGACAATTTGTATCTTTCAAAATTATCAACAGTCCACATGCAAGGATTAGATACAAAGGTTACAAAATTTCTAAttgtttaaaaaataataaacagAAAGACGGGGACGATGTGAAGGAAGAACATGGGTAAGTTTTGTTAAATCCATGGATAACAAGTATCTTAAAAGATACAAATGGTTATAATTGTAAAAATGTAGGCATGCTCAGGAATTGAAATGTAAAAGCACTGAAAGAAATTTAAAAGATaccaaaggaaagaaaaagaaagaaaaccacTACCTCTGCTCAGAAGACAAATCCAGCCGGAACGGAGCTTGGGTGGAACTTgaatttttgattttaaaagctacaaaattcTTATTTTGTTTGAGATTTCTTTGAGTATGAATTTGTGACAGTAAAAGAGGGGAGGATTCTCAGAGGAACACAGAAGAAACGAAGctgcttttctttttatttagatTTAGACTTGGTGACAAAAAGACAGGACTATCCCTCTAGCTGCTCATGTCCATCACGTGGCATTCATGCCTTGATTCCCATAACACCTACTAATTATGCAGAATAAATTCACTAAGGGATAACCACTTAGTTAAGAAAACCTAAACTTGGTTTAGGGCACTCTTCATTTTTATAAGCATCCGATAATACTAGGATTGTACGCGCTCGTTACCCTGGTTCTAGCTAGATAAATTAGGATCGTCTCAAAGCCCACGAGAAATTTTAGCGACGTTACATCATTACCCACTGAAAAAAATTTGGTCcccaaattcaaaactaaatagaagagcATCAGCCAACCATTTGTTGGGTTGGAAAATGGTACTTGTATCTAGTTCAATAATTGATTCAAATCATGGAAGTTTTAAAAACAATCACTAACTTATTACGTATCAAGGAAATGTGAAAATGCTCATATACTATATAgataaagaaaacagaaaacaaaatggAGAGTCGGTTGGCAAACTTTATAAAGTTCAAATTTTCTAAAACAGTAACCATGTGTTTTATAGTTGGGGATTATGTGGAACGAAAACAAATTTCCTAACATTAATTCAGTACCTCAAAGTACCTAAGGAAATAATGCTGGAAAGTCAGGAAAATGATAAAAGCACCTTACTTTTGTTATAAAACTGACTGCGCAAAATAAATCCAATTTTGATAGAAATGTTGCAATGTGAATAAACTTTTCTTTATGGTACAACAAAATTTCATTTTTAAGGCTCATTTGTTAAAACCTTGCATGAAGGATAGCTTCATCGAGTTAGATAATTTACCAGGCAGTTAAATCAAAGGGGCAACAAGATCTGACCTCAAAAGAAATTCCAAGGAACCAAGTTCAAATATATGAATGCGGCTAAGTTAAGTAATAAAACCATATGAATGGGTAAGACCGGTATCGAATAAAACTTTAACGCGAGAACTAAAAATTAGGAAGTTACCCTTGACTACGGCATTGTCTGGTTCCTCCTTAATCTCCACATCATGATTTAGCTTTCTTTGGATGTTTGGTTGTCTCGATTGGAAGGGTGGCGCATGGGTACGTGGTTGGTAAGGTTGTCTCCCATAAATATCCGTTTTATGTGCAGTAGGCTGTTGAGGTTGATTCGTGTTTTGTGGCATCGGTGGTGGTGGAACAGGACAATCTTTGACAAGATGATCATCTCCACATCGAAAGCAACCCTTTCCTTTGTTGGTTGTATGCCCAGAACGAGAAGGATCAAAACGTGGACGTTTCCGTTGGGGGAACGAATCGTTGTTATTCTTCTTCTTACTCGGCACACTTTCTTCCCTTTCCTTCTGTGTTTTTATCCAGTTAGCTTCAATAGCTAATGCGGCTCCCCAAACCTTCTTATAAGTTGGGTGTTGTAGAGGAACAACTTGGGCACGGATTCCTGGCTTCAATGCATCTTCTAGTTTGCGAGCCTTCAATTCCGGGGTCTCGACAAGATGTTTTCCATAATGTTGGAGTTCATAAAATTTCTTGTCTAACTGAGTAACTGTCATGGTCCCCTGCTTCAAGATAGCAAACTCAGCACACTTCAGGGATCGGGATAGTGGGGGGGGGGATACTTGTCAAGAAACAACTTTTCGAACTGCGCCCATGACATATTTGTTTCGTCTCCCATTCTCTTTTCGGATTCCCACCAATCGTCTGCATTACCCTTAAACATATATGTAGAAAAACGTACTCTATCCTCCTCAGCCACTAAATGTGCATCAAACTCCTTTTTAATACCCTTTAAACCACTTTTCAGCTTCTACGGGTTCTTCGGTATCATGAAACGCTCTCTCACAAACCACTTTCCTGAATTCTTTCAAGTACATAACATTATTGGGCCGCGACTGGTTCTGGTTCCCAATAACACCAGCCATGGTTCGTACGTATTCTGCAAATTTCTCACAACTTGCTTTCATCATTTTTGCAATAGCAAGATTTTTGGCTTTACCATTTCTCGCTGCAGCAACACCTTTTAGCTTAAGGACCCTCGGAGGCATCTTCACAATACAAAGACATTTACAAGAGTTAGAAAATGTTAGTAATGTTCATTACTAACAAGCGCATTAATATGTATATCATGGTTTCTGGCTTTCCCTAATACCCCAAAATGACGAAATCAATGACTTATTCAAACAAGAAAACCAACACAGCCCCGGTAAATCGGAACATTTGCTCTGATGCCAACTGTAACGGACAGGTAAATTTTCCCTCTAACAGGTTGGATTTCAACCCGTCCAGAAGGGAGAAACTCCCTGTACGTCActcgaaaataaaaaaatagatcgATAAACAAAATGTAAGCTAGATAACATTTCTGGACTAGTCTAGTTAGGTCCGAATAATTAGAATATTTAGAAGTCCACTGACATTTCTAGCAACTCAAATGTGGAAGCATGTATACAGATAAAGAGTTGGATCATAAAATTTAAAATAGGACTTGTCCAATTGGGTCCATTTATTTTAAACATTTAAAACATGCATTCAAGACATTGACATTACTAATATAGTTGCGTAAATATGAAAATGCACAAGTGAAAGTTCAAACAGATTGTAATAGTATATATAAAAT
Above is a genomic segment from Papaver somniferum cultivar HN1 chromosome 10, ASM357369v1, whole genome shotgun sequence containing:
- the LOC113318839 gene encoding uncharacterized protein LOC113318839 isoform X2, whose translation is MTVTQLDKKFYELQHYGKHLVETPELKARKLEDALKPGIRAQVVPLQHPTYKKVWGAALAIEANWIKTQKEREESVPSKKKNNNDSFPQRKRPRFDPSRSGHTTNKGKGCFRCGDDHLVKDCPVPPPPMPQNTNQPQQPTAHKTDIYGRQPYQPRTHAPPFQSRQPNIQRKLNHDVEIKEEPDNAVVKEYERSLQQ